Part of the Roseomonas sp. OT10 genome, CCTGGTAGCGGGTCGTGCCCTCGCCGTGCGAGCGCAGAGAGCGGTACAGCTCCGCCGTCTCCGCGTCGTCGGTCAGCAGCGCGCCGCCGTCGCCATACCCGCCCAGCGTCTTGGTCGGGTAGAAGGACAGCGCCGTGGCATGCGCCCAGGTGCCGAGCTTCTTCCCGTGCAGCGAGGCGCCGAAGGCCTGGGCCGCGTCGTCGAGGGCGAACATCCCCTCCGCCGCGCAGAGGTCGAGCAGGGCGGGCCAGTCCGCCGGCAGGCCGAACAGGTCCACCCCCACCACGGCGCGCGGGCGCAGCTTCCCGTCCGCCTTCACCGCGGCGATGCGGCGCCGCAGGTCGGCGAGGTCGATGTTGAAGGTGCGTGGGTCGACATCGACGAAGACGGGCGTGGCGCCGAGCACCAGCGGCACCTCGGCCGTCGCGGTGTAGGTGAAGGCGGGCAGGAAGACCGCGTCGCCGCGCCCGATCCCCGCGCCCATCATCGCGATCTGCAGCGCGTCGGTGCCGGAGGAGACGCCGACCGCGTGCTTCGCGCCGGCATACTCGCACAGCTTCGCCTCCAGCTCCGTCACCTCCGGGCCCAGGACGAAGCGGCCGCTGTCCAGCACGGCGGCGATGCGCCGGTTCAGCTCGGCGCGGATGGGGGCCTGCTGCGCCTGCATGTCGAAGAAGGCGATGGGTCGGTCGGTCGCGGCGGTCATGCGGTATCCGGTCACTGGCACGCCAAGCCCGCCGGTGCCGCCGATGGCGGCGCCGCAGGACGGCACGGTTTCGCGGGGCGGGCGGTGCGGCCGGCCGGCCGCGCCACCTGTCCTCAGGCCTGGACGATGTAGGCCCCACCCGGCCACCCGGCCAAGTCACCCTTCGTATCGCCCGGCAATGTGACGGCCGCCGCGTTCGCCGCCTCCTCCGGGTCGGACCAGCCGGCCTGGGCCTCGGCCATGCCCGCCACCCGTTCCGCCGGCGCGGCGCCGGCCTGCGGGAGCGGGCGGCGCAGCGCCCCGCGCGTGTCCACCACCAGCCGCGCGTGGCGGCCGACCAGGGCCAGGTCCATGCAGCGGTGCGGCGTGACCACCACCACCGCGTCCTGGGCGGCGAGCGTCGCGGCGTCCAGCGGCAGGCTGGCGAGGTCCGGCGCCTCGCCCGACAGGCGGCGGGTGACGGGGAAGCGCGGCACCAGCGGGTCGTGGTAGCCGACCGCCGCGCCGTGCGAGGCCAGGATGCGGAAGATCTCCACCGCCGGGCTCTCCCGCGTGTCGGGCACGTCCGGCTTGTAGGCGAGGCCGAGCAGCAGCACCTTCGCCCCGCGCAGCGTCACTCCGCGCGCGTCCAGCGCGTCGCGCAGCCGGTCCACCACGTAGCGCGGCTGGGCATCGTTCACCCGGCCCGCCAGCTCGATGAAGTCGCTCGGCACGCCCAGCTCGCGCGACTTCCAGGCCAGGTAGTAGGGATCGACGGGGATGCAGTGTCCGCCCAGCCCGGGGCCGGGGCGGAAGGGCATGAAGCCGAAGGGCTTGGTGGCGGCGGCGTCGATGACCTCGTGCACGTCGAGGTTCATCGCATGGGACAGGCGCTTCAGCTCGTTCACCAGCCCGATGTTCACGGCGCGGAACACGTTCTCGTAGCACTTGGCCAGCTCGGCCGCGGCGAGGGAGGAGACGGGCACCAGCGATTCCGCCACCGGCCCGTACAGTGCCTTGCCGACGGAAAGGCAGGCCCGCGTCGCCCCCGCCAGCAGCTTGGGCATGCGCGAGACGGTGCCGAGGGGGTTGCCCGGGTCCTCTCGCTCGGGGCTGTAGAGGCAGAAGGCGTCCTCGCCCACCAGCAGCCCGGCGGCGCGGAAGGCGGGCAGGACGTATTCCTCCGTCGTGCCGGGATAGGTCGTGCTCTCCAGCGAGACGGCCTGGCCCGGGCGCAGGTACGGGCCGAGCGCCGCCAGCGTCTCGCGCACCGCGGTCAGGTCCGGTTCCTTGTGCGGCCCGATGGGCGTGGGGACGCAGATCACCACCGCGTCGCAGTCCCGCGCCGCCGCCATGTCGCCATGCGCCACCATGCCCGAACGCGCCACGCGCGCATCGGCGATGCCGTGGACAGGGCTGCGGCCGGCGTTGATGGCGTCCACCTTGGCCGGGTCGGTGTCGAAGCCGGCGACGGGGAAGCCCAGCTCCGCGAAGCGCAGCGCCAGCGGCAGGCCGGCATAGCCCAGCCCCACCACGCCGATGCGCGCCTGCCGTTCGTCGAGGCGCCGGATCAGCATCCGCGCGGCGTCGGGCAGGGGCTTCATGGCTCGGGCCTCGCGGCGAAGGGATGGCCGCCCCGCGCCCCGGCGGGCGCCCGCGACGGATCGGTCGTCGCGGGCGCGCCGCTCAAGCCCGGCCCGCCGCCGCGTGGTGCGGGTCGTGGTCGAACTCGGGCACGAGGCGCGCGAGCTGCGCCAGCGCGGCGCGCGGCTGGCCGGTGCGGCAGGCGGCCGCGATCTCGTCGATGGCGCGGCCGACCAGCGCCGCGTCGGCGGTGCGGGGGGTGGCGACCAGCAGGCCGGGGAACTGCGTCGGGCGCGGCGGCTCCTGCCCGTGGAACAGCTCCTCGTAGAGCTTCTCCCCGGGGCGCAGGCCGGTGAAGCGGATCTCCACATCCTCGTCCGGGCGCAGCCCGGCGAGCCGGATCATGCGGCGGGCGAGGTCCACGATCTTCACCGGCTCGCCCATGTCGAGCACGAAGATCCCGCCCTCGCGCAGCTCCGGCGGCTGGCCGGCGCGGTCCCCGGCCCCGGCCGCGCCGCCGGCCCGGAACTCCTCCGCATCGGCCACGCCGACGACGCTCGCCTGGAGGACGAGCCCCACCGCCTCGCGCACCGTCATGAAGTAGCGGCGCATGTCGGGATGCGTCACGGTCAGCGGCCCGCCGCGCTCCAGCTGCCGGCGGAACAGCGGCACGACGGAGCCGGTGGAGCCCAGCACGTTGCCGAAGCGCACGGTGACGCAGCGCATCCCGCCGCTCTGCCGCGCCTGCACGTCCAGCGCCTGGCAGTACATCTCCGCCAGGCGCTTGGAGGCGCCCATCACGCTGGTCGGGTTCACCGCCTTGTCGGTGGAGATGAAGACCATCGCCGTCGCGCCGGCCGCGCGGGCGGCGTCCGCCACGATGCGCGTGCCCTGGGCGTTGGTCAGCAGCCCCTCGGCCGGGTCGTTCTCCACCATCGGCACGTGCTTCAGCGCGGCGGCGTGGAAGACCAGCTCCGGCCGCGTCTCCTCGACCAGCCGCTTCAGCCGCGCCTCGTCGCGCACGTCCGCCAGCACGGCGCGGCGCGGCACGGTGGGGTGCCGCTCGCCCAGCTCCAGGTCGATCGAGTAGAGCGCGAACTCGCCATGGTCGAGCAGGGTCAGCATGGCCGGCCCCAGCGCCGCCACCTGCCGCGCCAGCTCGCCGCCGATGGTTCCGCCCGCGCCCGTCACCAGTACGCGCCGCCCCTGCACCAGCCGTGCCATGCCCTCGCGGTCCAGCGGCACCTGCGGCCGGTCCAGCAGCTCCTCGATGCCGACGGGGCGCAGGACCAGCCGCCTGGCCGGGGCGCCGTTGCGCTCGCCATGGGAGTCCAGCGCGGCCGGGTCGAGCGTGGTGGGGCGCGGTGCGCGGCGGACCGCGATGCCGTGCCGGTCGGCCGCGTCCAGCAGCGCCTCCAGCGGCTTGCCGGACAGGTCCGGCCCGACGACCACCAGCAGGGCGGGCAGGCGGCCGTCGGCACGCAGCCGCTCCAGCACCTCCGCGGCGTCGTCCAGCGCGCCCAGGATCGGCACCCCCTGGATGCGGCGCCCGGCCTGCCGCGCGCGCGGCGCCAGCAGGCCCAGAACCTGGAAGCCGGGCGAGCGCTGTGCCGCCAGGGCCCGCAGGAACAGGTCCGCCGCCTCGCCCGAGCCGGCGAGCAGCGCGCTGCGCGGCGGTGCGTCGGAGACGGGCCCGGCCCGGTGCGAGTGCCGCAGCCGGCCGATCGCCCGCGCCCCGCCGAGCAGGGTGACGAGGGCCGCGGCATGCACCGCCGGGAAGGCCAGGTTCGGAGGCCGCCAGCCGCCGAAGGCGTGCAGCCCCGCCCAGAACAGCGCGGCGGTGCCCAGGCTGGCGCCGACCACCGCCACCTGGTCCGGCAGGCCGGCGAAGCGCCAGTACTGCCGCGGCAGGCCAAGCGGCACGGCGACGGCCAGGAAGGCCGCCACCAGCCCGGACAGGGCGGGCGGCCACCAGCCGCCGGGGGGCCAGGCGCCGGGCGCCGCGACCCAGAGGGCCAGCGGCAGGGCCAGCAGCGTCAGCGCCAGGTCGAGGGAGAGGTTCAGCAGAATGCGTCGGGGCGCCATCCTGCGTCCTCTAGAGCGGATCGGCGCAGGCTGGAAATCGCCTTCGCCGCGGGGCTGGGGCGCCAGGAGGGTCGGGACGGCGCCGGCCACGGCGGCGGGCAGGGCGAGGGCGACGGGGCGCGAGGCCCCGTTCCGCCCTGCCAGCCGCATCACGCCCCGGGGCAGCATGCCGTCCCGACCCTCTCCCCCGCGTTCCTCAGTGT contains:
- a CDS encoding DegT/DnrJ/EryC1/StrS family aminotransferase codes for the protein MTAATDRPIAFFDMQAQQAPIRAELNRRIAAVLDSGRFVLGPEVTELEAKLCEYAGAKHAVGVSSGTDALQIAMMGAGIGRGDAVFLPAFTYTATAEVPLVLGATPVFVDVDPRTFNIDLADLRRRIAAVKADGKLRPRAVVGVDLFGLPADWPALLDLCAAEGMFALDDAAQAFGASLHGKKLGTWAHATALSFYPTKTLGGYGDGGALLTDDAETAELYRSLRSHGEGTTRYQVLRTGMNGRLDTLQAAILLCKLPLMEEELRARTEVAGWYGQRLSNAVQLTAEIPGAVHAFGYFPIVLPDAGARPRVQEACKAAGVPTAIYYPLPLHHQPAYRDHHAGAAPLPVSEDLATRILHLPIHAYMDEAQADRVCQAVRSAL
- a CDS encoding nucleotide sugar dehydrogenase, producing the protein MKPLPDAARMLIRRLDERQARIGVVGLGYAGLPLALRFAELGFPVAGFDTDPAKVDAINAGRSPVHGIADARVARSGMVAHGDMAAARDCDAVVICVPTPIGPHKEPDLTAVRETLAALGPYLRPGQAVSLESTTYPGTTEEYVLPAFRAAGLLVGEDAFCLYSPEREDPGNPLGTVSRMPKLLAGATRACLSVGKALYGPVAESLVPVSSLAAAELAKCYENVFRAVNIGLVNELKRLSHAMNLDVHEVIDAAATKPFGFMPFRPGPGLGGHCIPVDPYYLAWKSRELGVPSDFIELAGRVNDAQPRYVVDRLRDALDARGVTLRGAKVLLLGLAYKPDVPDTRESPAVEIFRILASHGAAVGYHDPLVPRFPVTRRLSGEAPDLASLPLDAATLAAQDAVVVVTPHRCMDLALVGRHARLVVDTRGALRRPLPQAGAAPAERVAGMAEAQAGWSDPEEAANAAAVTLPGDTKGDLAGWPGGAYIVQA
- a CDS encoding polysaccharide biosynthesis protein, encoding MAPRRILLNLSLDLALTLLALPLALWVAAPGAWPPGGWWPPALSGLVAAFLAVAVPLGLPRQYWRFAGLPDQVAVVGASLGTAALFWAGLHAFGGWRPPNLAFPAVHAAALVTLLGGARAIGRLRHSHRAGPVSDAPPRSALLAGSGEAADLFLRALAAQRSPGFQVLGLLAPRARQAGRRIQGVPILGALDDAAEVLERLRADGRLPALLVVVGPDLSGKPLEALLDAADRHGIAVRRAPRPTTLDPAALDSHGERNGAPARRLVLRPVGIEELLDRPQVPLDREGMARLVQGRRVLVTGAGGTIGGELARQVAALGPAMLTLLDHGEFALYSIDLELGERHPTVPRRAVLADVRDEARLKRLVEETRPELVFHAAALKHVPMVENDPAEGLLTNAQGTRIVADAARAAGATAMVFISTDKAVNPTSVMGASKRLAEMYCQALDVQARQSGGMRCVTVRFGNVLGSTGSVVPLFRRQLERGGPLTVTHPDMRRYFMTVREAVGLVLQASVVGVADAEEFRAGGAAGAGDRAGQPPELREGGIFVLDMGEPVKIVDLARRMIRLAGLRPDEDVEIRFTGLRPGEKLYEELFHGQEPPRPTQFPGLLVATPRTADAALVGRAIDEIAAACRTGQPRAALAQLARLVPEFDHDPHHAAAGRA